The Camelina sativa cultivar DH55 chromosome 14, Cs, whole genome shotgun sequence genome includes a window with the following:
- the LOC104742962 gene encoding dirigent protein 20 produces MAKLIFFLAVQILLLVVVSSAGDGEDFARTMDRKLLGLHRKEKLTHFKVYWHDILSGPNPTSIMIQPPVTNTSYFGAISMIDNALTAKVPMNSTVLGQAQGFYAGAAQKELGFLMAMNFAFKTGKYNGSTITILGRNTAMSEVREMPIVGGSGLFRFARGYVEARTKWINLKNGDATVEYSCYVLHY; encoded by the coding sequence ATCCTCCTCCTCGTCGTCGTTTCTTCTGCCGGAGACGGTGAAGACTTCGCTAGAACCATGGACCGGAAACTTCTCGGTCTCCATAGAAAAGAGAAGCTAACCCATTTCAAAGTCTATTGGCACGACATCTTAAGCGGTCCAAACCCAACTTCCATCATGATCCAGCCACCGGTAACAAACACTTCCTACTTCGGAGCCATCTCTATGATCGACAACGCTTTGACGGCGAAAGTTCCGATGAACTCCACGGTGTTGGGACAGGCTCAAGGGTTTTACGCCGGAGCGGCCCAAAAGGAGTTGGGATTTCTGATGGCGATGAACTTTGCTTTCAAGACAGGGAAATATAACGGAAGCACGATCACGATCCTTGGTCGGAACACGGCGATGTCGGAGGTTAGAGAGATGCCAATCGTCGGAGGAAGTGGGCTTTTCCGATTTGCTAGAGGCTATGTTGAGGCTAGGACAAAGTGGATTAATCTCAAGAACGGAGATGCTACGGTAGAATATAGTTGTTACGTGTTGCATTATTGA